The following coding sequences lie in one Synechococcus sp. CC9902 genomic window:
- a CDS encoding iron uptake porin yields the protein MEFVQSILIASAVFGGLASTGEPNLNGVSDDAARSLENSRDQVTSVTQFSDVYPTDWAYQALSNLVEQYGCVAGYPNGTFRGNRAMTRYEAAALLNACLDRVTEVTDELRRLLKEFETELAILRGRVDGLEARVGELEATQFSTTTKLKGVATFVVGANQFRGSANALKQHSNGGFGATSLNNDLQLNLETSFTGEDQLTSVLRAGNFNGDNNVFSGAGPTTLSTLETAFQEGDHPNQLTLDKLFYSFPIGSHLTVTAGPRVGQEDMLAIWPSFYPSDAILDVLTLNGAPAAYNKNLGAGAGLRWDAPTGFRFSANYVAANGSRSTTSEGGLATKDAGSTGTVQIGYAREELTLAAIYTAIQNGDDLITYASPFTQTSLSATGMTHAFGLGGAWQGLDERWIPSISAGWGINVSDTSQNGDVQTSQSWTAGLEWDNIFMDSTSVGIAVGQPVFATDLKGQNTPNDGQFIWEAWLQMNVTDAITVTPALFYLSRPLGQDTPRGETFEQLGGLAKITFKF from the coding sequence ATGGAATTCGTCCAGTCAATCCTCATAGCTTCTGCTGTCTTCGGTGGTCTGGCCTCGACGGGAGAGCCCAACCTCAACGGCGTTTCTGACGACGCGGCGCGTTCGCTTGAAAACAGCCGCGACCAAGTCACCAGCGTTACCCAATTCTCCGACGTTTACCCAACTGACTGGGCCTATCAGGCGCTCAGCAACTTGGTTGAGCAGTACGGCTGCGTCGCTGGTTACCCCAACGGCACCTTCCGCGGCAACCGGGCGATGACCCGTTACGAGGCTGCAGCACTGCTGAACGCATGTCTCGACCGCGTCACTGAAGTGACCGACGAACTGCGTCGCCTTCTCAAAGAATTCGAAACCGAACTCGCCATCCTCCGCGGACGCGTTGACGGCCTCGAAGCTCGTGTTGGCGAACTGGAAGCAACCCAGTTCTCCACCACCACCAAGCTCAAGGGTGTCGCCACCTTCGTGGTGGGTGCCAATCAATTTCGAGGCTCGGCCAATGCTCTGAAACAACACAGCAATGGAGGCTTCGGAGCTACAAGCTTGAACAACGACCTTCAACTCAATCTCGAAACGAGCTTCACCGGTGAAGACCAACTCACCAGCGTGCTGCGCGCTGGCAACTTCAATGGGGATAACAATGTTTTTAGCGGAGCCGGCCCTACAACACTCTCAACCCTGGAAACGGCATTTCAAGAGGGAGACCACCCAAATCAGTTAACACTCGACAAACTTTTTTATTCGTTCCCTATTGGATCGCACCTGACAGTGACCGCAGGTCCACGCGTGGGTCAGGAAGACATGTTGGCGATCTGGCCAAGCTTCTACCCGAGTGATGCAATTCTCGATGTGCTCACCCTGAATGGTGCGCCGGCCGCTTACAACAAAAACCTCGGCGCTGGAGCCGGCCTCCGCTGGGATGCCCCCACTGGCTTCCGCTTTTCAGCCAATTACGTAGCAGCCAACGGATCGAGAAGCACAACAAGCGAAGGGGGGCTCGCAACAAAGGATGCAGGGAGCACTGGAACGGTACAAATCGGTTACGCGCGAGAGGAATTGACCCTTGCCGCGATTTATACCGCGATCCAAAACGGCGACGATCTCATCACGTATGCCAGCCCATTCACCCAAACATCATTGAGTGCCACGGGCATGACCCATGCCTTCGGCCTCGGCGGAGCCTGGCAAGGACTGGACGAGCGCTGGATCCCCTCAATCTCGGCGGGGTGGGGCATCAACGTGAGCGATACATCCCAGAACGGCGACGTTCAAACCAGTCAGTCTTGGACGGCAGGCTTGGAGTGGGACAACATTTTTATGGATAGCACCAGCGTCGGCATCGCCGTTGGACAACCTGTCTTCGCAACCGATCTCAAGGGTCAAAACACCCCAAACGATGGTCAGTTCATCTGGGAGGCATGGCTTCAGATGAACGTGACGGATGCGATCACAGTGACGCCTGCCTTGTTTTATTTGTCACGCCCACTGGGACAAGACACTCCCAGAGG